One segment of Rissa tridactyla isolate bRisTri1 chromosome 17, bRisTri1.patW.cur.20221130, whole genome shotgun sequence DNA contains the following:
- the VPS26B gene encoding vacuolar protein sorting-associated protein 26B isoform X1: MSFFGFGQSAELELVLSDAESRRRVEHKTEEGKKEKYFLFYDGETVSGRVVLTLKYPNKRLEHQGIKVEFIGQIELYYDRGNHHEFVSLVKDLARPGEFTQSQTFDFEFTHVEKPYESYTGQNVKLRYFLRATVSRRLNDVVKEMDIVVHTLSTYPELNSSIKMEVGIEDCLHIEFEYNKSKYHLKDVIVGKIYFLLVRIKIKHMEIDIIKRETTGTGPNVYHENDTIAKYEIMDGAPVRGESIPIRLFLAGYELTPTMRDINKKFSVRYYLNLVLIDEEERRYFKQQEVVLWRKGDIVRKSMSHQAAIASQRFEGTSSHTEAKTPSQPAENNGRQ; the protein is encoded by the exons ATGAGCTTCTTCGGGTTCGGGCAGAGCGCGGAGCTGGAGCTGGTGCTGAGCGACGCCGAGAGCCGGCGGCGGGTGGAGCACAAGACGGAGGAAGGCAAGAAGGAGAAATACTTCCTCTTCTACGACGGGGAGACCGTCTCTGGCAGGGTGGTCCTCACCCTCAAGTACCCCAACAAGCGGCTGGAGCACCAGGGCATCAAGGTGGAGTTCATCGGGCAGATCG AACTCTACTATGACCGAGGAAACCACCACGAGTTCGTGTCTCTGGTGAAAGACCTGGCCCGTCCTGGTGAATTCACTCAATCACAGACATTTGACTTCGAATTCACACATGTGGAAAAACCTTACGAGTCCTACACGGGGCAGAATGTGAAGTTGCG GTATTTCCTCCGAGCGACCGTCAGCCGCAGACTGAACGATGTGGTGAAGGAGATGGACATAGTTGTGCACACTCTGAGCACCTACCCAGAGCTCAACTCCTCTATTAAGATGGAGGTGGGGATTGAGGATTGCCTGCACATTGAATTCGAGTATAACAAGTCCAA GTATCATTTAAAAGATGTGATTGTCGGAAAGATCTACTTCCTGCTGGTGCGAATCAAGATCAAACACATGGAGATAGACATCATCAAGAGAGAAACAACAGGGACCGGACCCAACGTATATCATGAGAATGACACAATAGCTAAATACGAGATCATGGATGGGGCACCTGTGAGAG GGGAGTCCATTCCCATCCGACTCTTTCTGGCTGGCTACGAGCTGACTCCAACGATGAGAGACATCAATAAGAAGTTCTCGGTGCGTTATTACCTCAATCTGGTGCTGATCGATGAGGAAGAGAGACGCTACTTTAAACAGCAG GAGGTGGTGCTTTGGCGGAAAGGAGACATAGTGAGGAAGAGCATGTCCCACCAAGCAGCCATCGCCTCCCAGAGGTTTGAGGGGACATCCTCACACACCGAGGCCAAGACCCCCAGCCAGCCTGCAGAGAACAACGGCCGGCAGTGA
- the THYN1 gene encoding thymocyte nuclear protein 1, with the protein MPWPSRKRDKGAVSDKKEPDAKIAKTEEETPDKEEEEKSTKPPAGSSKSGWKNWKKTKESDTGGEESKITYCHWLLKSEPESRLEKGVDVKFSIDDLKAEPNQTTFWDGVRNYQARNFLRAMKLGQQAFFYHSNCKEPGIVGIVKIVKEAYPDHTQFDQKDPHYDSSSRKENPKWSMVDVQFVRMTKRFIPLSEIKAHYLAHKADGGPLKNMMLFTRQRLSIQPLTQEEFDFVLSLEEEKPH; encoded by the exons ATGCCTTGGCCAAGCAGAAAGAGAGACAAAGGAGCAGTATCAG ataaaaaaGAGCCTGATGCTAAAATTGCCAAAACTGAGGAGGAGACTCCGgataaggaggaagaggagaagtcCACAAAACCTCCAGCTGGGAGTTCCAAGTCAGGATGGAAGAACTGGAAGAAGACAAAAGAATCTGACACTGGTGGGGAGGAAAGCAAGATAACATATTGTCATTGGCTTCTGAAATCGGAACCAGAGAGCAGACTCGAGAAGGGAGTGGATGTGAAA TTCAGCATTGACGACTTGAAAGCTGAGCCCAATCAGACAACCTTTTGGGATGGAGTAAGAAACTACCAG GCACGGAATTTCCTGAGAGCCATGAAACTTGGGCAGCAGGCCTTCTTCTACCACAGTAACTGTAAAGAGCCTGGCATTGTTGGCATTGTCAAG ATCGTAAAGGAGGCATACCCTGATCACACACAGTTTGATCAGAAGGATCCTCATTATGATTCCTCCAGCAGAAAAGAGAACCCCAAATGGTCCATG gtggatgtccagtttgTGCGGATGACAAAACGTTTCATCCCCCTTTCTGAAATCAAGGCCCACTACCTGGCACATAAAGCAGATGGAGGCCCCCTAAAGAACATGATGCTCTTCACAAGACAACGGCTTTCCATCCAACCACTGACACAAG AGGAATTTGATTTTGTCTTGAGCCTGGAAGAGGAAAAGCCACATTAA
- the ACAD8 gene encoding isobutyryl-CoA dehydrogenase, mitochondrial — MAWRGAPFVAVRRLLRGPAGRRGIASCIDPSTGLTEEQKEFQKVALDFAAKEMAPHMAEWDEKEIFPVETMRKAAQLGFGGIYVKPDVGGSGLSRLDTSIIFEALSTGCTSTTAYMSIHNMCVWMIDTFGNEEQRRRFCPSLCSMEKFASYCLTEPGSGSDAASLLTSAQRKGDTYVLNGSKAFISGGGDTDVYVVMCRTGGPGPKGISCLVLEKGTPGLGFGKKEKKVGWNSQPTRAVIFEDCVVPVGNRLGAEGQGFNIAMKGLNGGRINIASCSLGAAHASVLLAQEHLTVRKQFGEPLANNQYLQFRLAEMATRLVAARLMVRNAARALQEGREDAAVLCSMAKLFATDECFAICNQALQMHGGYGYLKDYAVQQFVRDIRVHQILEGTNEVMRMIVARNLLQG; from the exons atgGCTTGGCGAGGAGCCCCCTTCGTCGCGGtccggcggctgctgcggggcccggcggggcggcgggggatcGCCTCCTGCATTGACC CATCCACCGGCCTGACTGAGGAGCAGAAGGAATTCCAAAAAGTTGCCCTTGATTTTGCTGCCAAGGAGATGGCTCCTCACATGGCTGAGTGGGATGAAAAG GAAATATTCCCTGTGGAAACAATGCGGAAGGCAGCCCAGCTAGGATTCGGTGGGATCTATGTGAAACCAGACGTTGGTGGCTCTGGATTGTCACGACTTGATACCTCCATAATCTTTGAAGCTTTATCAACAGGATGTACCAGCACCACTGCTTATATGAGCATCCACAA catGTGTGTTTGGATGATCGACACCTTTGGCAATGAGGAACAGAGGCGCAGGTTCTGCCCATCGCTCTGTAGCATGGAAAAATTTGCTTCTTACTGCCTGACTGAGCCAG GAAGTGGAAGTGATGCAGCTTCCCTGCTGACCTCAGCTCAGAGGAAAGGGGACACCTACGTCCTGAACGGCTCCAAG GCCTTCATCAGTGGGGGAGGTGACACCGATGTGTACGTGGTCATGTGTCGCACAGGAGGCCCAGGCCCCAAGGGCATCTCCTGCCTGGTGCTGGAGAAGGGGACACCAGGGCTCGGCTTtggcaagaaagagaagaag GTGGGCTGGAATTCCCAGCCAACTCGGGCTGTGATCTTCGAGGACTGCGTTGTTCCTGTTGGAAACCGGCTGGGAGCTGAAGGGCAGGGCTTCAACATTGCCATGAAAGGACTGAATGGAGGCAGGATAAATATTG CTTCATGTTCGTTAGGAGCTGCTCATGCCTCTGTTCTTCTGGCTCAGGAACATCTCACTGTCCGCAAACAGTTCGGAGAACCCCTGGCAAACAATCAG TACCTGCAGTTCAGGCTGGCGGAGATGGCGACGCGCCTGGTGGCGGCACGGCTCATGGTTCGCAATGCAGCGCGGGCACTGCAGGAGGGACGGGAGGACGCGGCTGTGCTCTGCTCCATGGCCAAGCTCTTTGCTACTGATGAGTGCTTTGCG ATCTGTAACCAGGCTCTACAGATGCACGGGGGCTACGGCTACCTGAAGGATTATGCTGTCCAGCAGTTTGTGCGAGACATCAGAGTCCACCAGATCCTGGAAG GTACCAATGAGGTGATGCGGATGATTGTGGCCAGGAATCTGCTACAGGGCTGA
- the VPS26B gene encoding vacuolar protein sorting-associated protein 26B isoform X2, which yields MSFFGFGQSAELELVLSDAESRRRVEHKTEEGKKEKYFLFYDGETVSGRVVLTLKYPNKRLEHQGIKVEFIGQIELYYDRGNHHEFVSLVKDLARPGEFTQSQTFDFEFTHVEKPYESYTGQNVKLRYFLRATVSRRLNDVVKEMDIVVHTLSTYPELNSSIKMEVGIEDCLHIEFEYNKSKYHLKDVIVGKIYFLLVRIKIKHMEIDIIKRETTGTGPNVYHENDTIAKYEIMDGAPVRGESIPIRLFLAGYELTPTMRDINKKFSVRYYLNLVLIDEEERRYFKQQAQDKIKFLCVEKGLKKSLHKGETLQQCKCRG from the exons ATGAGCTTCTTCGGGTTCGGGCAGAGCGCGGAGCTGGAGCTGGTGCTGAGCGACGCCGAGAGCCGGCGGCGGGTGGAGCACAAGACGGAGGAAGGCAAGAAGGAGAAATACTTCCTCTTCTACGACGGGGAGACCGTCTCTGGCAGGGTGGTCCTCACCCTCAAGTACCCCAACAAGCGGCTGGAGCACCAGGGCATCAAGGTGGAGTTCATCGGGCAGATCG AACTCTACTATGACCGAGGAAACCACCACGAGTTCGTGTCTCTGGTGAAAGACCTGGCCCGTCCTGGTGAATTCACTCAATCACAGACATTTGACTTCGAATTCACACATGTGGAAAAACCTTACGAGTCCTACACGGGGCAGAATGTGAAGTTGCG GTATTTCCTCCGAGCGACCGTCAGCCGCAGACTGAACGATGTGGTGAAGGAGATGGACATAGTTGTGCACACTCTGAGCACCTACCCAGAGCTCAACTCCTCTATTAAGATGGAGGTGGGGATTGAGGATTGCCTGCACATTGAATTCGAGTATAACAAGTCCAA GTATCATTTAAAAGATGTGATTGTCGGAAAGATCTACTTCCTGCTGGTGCGAATCAAGATCAAACACATGGAGATAGACATCATCAAGAGAGAAACAACAGGGACCGGACCCAACGTATATCATGAGAATGACACAATAGCTAAATACGAGATCATGGATGGGGCACCTGTGAGAG GGGAGTCCATTCCCATCCGACTCTTTCTGGCTGGCTACGAGCTGACTCCAACGATGAGAGACATCAATAAGAAGTTCTCGGTGCGTTATTACCTCAATCTGGTGCTGATCGATGAGGAAGAGAGACGCTACTTTAAACAGCAG GCTCAAGACAAAATCAAATTCCTCTGCGTTGAAAAG GGACTAAAGAAAAGCCTTCATAAAGGAGAAACACTTCAGCAGTGTAAATGCAGAGGCTGA